Proteins co-encoded in one Chitinophagales bacterium genomic window:
- a CDS encoding PAS domain S-box protein yields the protein MDFLKSLRDLLNGLSIPDSIESQINAELQELEKQWKRKSFAVERLQKDKGITEEFLNITIQELEKSNEQLKEYQQKELEEKEKKIKNQEAQLKDITDAMPFSLAYVDRNYCYQINNSRYNEWFGRTANNLKGKHIKSILGTDLFNNIVKSMIDRVFEGEIIQYELAYTNKEGKDVNCNITYTPAYNDEGENIGAYIFGEDITLLREQQKALALSKKTLTDLFDNVYEAILEWDNKGYITNYNKVAAKLLGIKEGEPFFIPSVIGSDDKERSKHFLKQLKEQGFVKNFRQRITKPDGSIYYVEISAVAKYDEKGKFIGSRDIIRDITEEIKVEQALKQSEAKYKSLVENNHFGIIQTDMNGIITYSSPRSNELTGFITDISPIGTSFANYIAPEDLPEVMKQFEKLITGKIPYDIFRRRIVRKDGSFLFVEGTSIILKDENNQPYGINAVYNDATEKVKAEQEIAQKNQELQKYIESNMQLENFARLASHDLREPLLNILAFSDLLKEEFESDISEQAHAYVDYIQESSKHMERLINDLLNYSTIGKYSNPKLTNLNDLMRDIVVDYSVVIKKKNAIISFDNLPIVKGHQTELRSLFQNLISNALKYQKPNIPPSITIGFNAEKDHWQFSVSDNGIGIASEHHEQIFVIYKRLNNRHQHERSTGIGLAHCKKVVELHGGKIWVTSVLGEGATVHFTISKHLKKFKKNPKELSSI from the coding sequence ATGGATTTTTTAAAAAGCTTAAGAGATTTACTCAATGGACTTTCCATTCCTGATTCTATTGAAAGCCAGATTAATGCAGAGTTGCAAGAGCTGGAAAAACAATGGAAGAGGAAAAGTTTTGCTGTTGAACGACTTCAAAAAGATAAGGGTATTACCGAAGAATTTCTCAATATCACCATTCAAGAATTAGAGAAAAGCAATGAACAATTGAAAGAATACCAACAAAAAGAGTTGGAGGAAAAAGAAAAAAAGATAAAAAATCAGGAAGCTCAATTGAAGGATATCACCGATGCAATGCCCTTTAGTTTGGCTTATGTAGATAGGAATTATTGCTATCAAATCAATAATTCACGGTACAATGAATGGTTTGGAAGAACAGCCAATAATTTAAAAGGAAAACACATTAAGAGTATTTTAGGAACAGATCTCTTCAATAATATTGTAAAATCTATGATTGACAGAGTTTTTGAGGGCGAAATTATTCAATATGAATTAGCCTATACCAACAAAGAAGGCAAAGATGTAAACTGTAATATAACCTATACGCCAGCCTACAATGACGAAGGGGAAAATATAGGTGCTTATATTTTTGGTGAAGATATTACACTGCTTAGAGAACAGCAAAAAGCATTGGCACTATCTAAAAAAACACTGACTGATCTGTTTGACAATGTTTATGAAGCAATACTTGAATGGGATAATAAAGGATACATTACCAATTACAACAAAGTGGCGGCAAAGCTTCTTGGAATAAAAGAAGGTGAGCCATTTTTTATTCCTTCAGTCATAGGTAGTGATGATAAAGAAAGGAGCAAACACTTCCTCAAACAGTTAAAAGAACAAGGTTTTGTAAAAAACTTTCGACAACGAATTACCAAACCAGACGGTAGCATTTATTATGTAGAGATAAGCGCAGTGGCAAAATATGATGAAAAAGGGAAGTTTATTGGTTCACGTGATATTATAAGGGATATTACAGAAGAAATAAAAGTTGAACAGGCCTTAAAACAATCGGAAGCTAAGTACAAATCTCTGGTAGAAAACAATCATTTTGGCATCATACAAACCGATATGAATGGAATCATTACCTATTCTTCTCCTCGATCCAATGAGCTTACAGGTTTCATCACAGATATATCTCCTATCGGAACTAGTTTTGCCAACTACATCGCTCCCGAAGATTTGCCTGAAGTAATGAAGCAGTTCGAAAAACTCATTACAGGGAAAATTCCCTATGACATTTTTAGGAGAAGAATAGTCCGAAAAGATGGTAGTTTTTTGTTTGTAGAAGGTACCTCTATCATTTTGAAGGACGAAAACAATCAGCCTTATGGCATCAACGCCGTTTACAATGATGCTACCGAAAAAGTAAAAGCCGAGCAGGAAATTGCCCAAAAAAATCAAGAACTGCAAAAGTACATAGAAAGCAATATGCAACTCGAAAATTTTGCACGCCTTGCTTCCCATGATTTGAGAGAACCTTTACTCAATATTCTTGCTTTTTCAGATTTGCTGAAAGAAGAATTTGAAAGTGATATTAGCGAACAAGCACATGCTTACGTTGATTATATACAAGAATCTTCCAAACACATGGAGCGTTTGATAAATGATTTACTCAACTATTCAACCATCGGAAAATATTCTAATCCAAAACTCACCAATTTGAATGATTTAATGAGAGATATAGTTGTGGATTATTCTGTGGTCATAAAAAAGAAAAATGCCATTATTTCATTTGATAACTTGCCGATTGTCAAAGGGCATCAAACCGAACTGAGAAGTCTCTTTCAAAACCTCATCAGCAATGCGCTCAAATATCAGAAACCCAATATTCCGCCTAGCATTACCATTGGCTTCAATGCTGAAAAAGATCATTGGCAATTTTCTGTGTCCGATAATGGGATTGGAATCGCTTCTGAGCACCACGAACAGATTTTTGTCATTTATAAACGGCTAAATAACCGCCATCAACACGAAAGAAGCACAGGCATAGGTTTGGCACATTGCAAAAAAGTAGTAGAATTGCATGGAGGTAAAATATGGGTGACATCAGTGCTTGGAGAAGGCGCAACCGTCCATTTTACTATTAGCAAACATTTAAAAAAGTTCAAAAAAAATCCAAAAGAATTGAGTTCGATATAA
- a CDS encoding FIST N-terminal domain-containing protein has translation MQSKSIAVSSIEELKTTLANIRSEDFQPTVAIAFSSPDFDFHNINAIFRDNNIELIGCTSAGEISNNTTLINSLSILFLEMDLAHFKVFEQAYENKKADRAAAALGEMAKNTFTNPGILVYSSGVTIDGESIVNNIKRIMKRDIPIYGGLAADNFRQIATHTYTSDSLRPFGIVALIIDTDAIEIKGLAFSGWNELGKWHTVTKADANVLFEIDGKPALDMFRRYFGNLEFQAKEGGEELFTIPGQYPLKITRPDGNVIMRSTLIYDFKNSALILAGAVREGDIFKFCPTPNFQVVDKTIEEYQKFSKEVAQVDALIMTSCAGRQYSFGPMFDDEVEGIYNIWKKPMVGYMSYGEIGSADERNICEFHNETCSLVTLKEK, from the coding sequence ATGCAATCAAAATCAATAGCAGTATCCAGCATTGAAGAATTGAAGACAACTCTGGCAAACATTCGAAGTGAGGACTTTCAACCTACTGTCGCTATTGCATTTAGTTCACCAGACTTTGATTTTCACAATATAAACGCTATCTTCAGAGACAACAATATTGAATTGATTGGTTGTACCAGTGCGGGTGAAATCTCAAACAATACTACCTTAATCAATAGTCTATCAATTTTATTTTTGGAAATGGATCTTGCTCACTTCAAAGTTTTTGAGCAAGCATATGAAAATAAAAAAGCCGATAGAGCTGCTGCTGCATTGGGGGAGATGGCAAAAAATACATTCACAAATCCAGGTATCCTTGTTTATTCCAGCGGTGTTACCATTGATGGAGAAAGCATAGTAAACAATATCAAGCGAATAATGAAAAGAGATATCCCGATTTATGGTGGTTTGGCAGCAGATAATTTTCGGCAGATAGCAACCCACACTTACACCTCCGATAGTTTGAGGCCTTTTGGGATTGTTGCCTTGATAATTGACACAGATGCTATTGAGATAAAAGGACTTGCTTTTAGTGGTTGGAATGAATTGGGTAAATGGCACACTGTCACCAAAGCAGATGCCAATGTATTGTTTGAAATTGATGGCAAACCTGCCTTAGATATGTTTAGAAGGTATTTTGGCAATCTTGAATTCCAAGCCAAAGAAGGAGGTGAAGAATTGTTCACCATTCCGGGACAGTATCCACTCAAAATAACCCGTCCAGATGGCAATGTAATAATGCGTTCAACATTGATTTATGACTTCAAAAACAGTGCATTGATTTTGGCAGGAGCTGTAAGAGAAGGAGATATCTTTAAATTTTGTCCTACACCCAATTTTCAAGTAGTTGATAAAACTATTGAAGAATATCAAAAATTTTCGAAAGAAGTAGCACAAGTTGATGCCTTAATTATGACTTCATGTGCAGGAAGACAATATTCATTCGGGCCTATGTTTGATGATGAAGTTGAGGGAATTTATAACATCTGGAAAAAACCCATGGTCGGATATATGTCTTATGGTGAAATTGGGAGTGCTGATGAACGAAATATTTGTGAATTTCACAATGAAACCTGTTCTTTAGTAACCTTGAAGGAAAAATAA